A region from the Candidatus Electrothrix scaldis genome encodes:
- a CDS encoding 4Fe-4S dicluster domain-containing protein, with protein MSKTPVEHVHARLDHDEDLSLLNEVSMKTAGVSRLEMCIQCGSCGGSCPSEMDMDHTPRTLFAMLRAGMREEALLSNTPWICVSCYHCVVRCPQNVHITDVMYTLKGMAIREKKYRDSTAPDFSETFVDMVEKYGRSYEFGLATRHYLKHSPLRMIRTAAMGLDMLKKGRLSMKPTTIEGMDQLTAILNKAKEMELAHE; from the coding sequence ATGTCCAAAACACCCGTAGAACATGTACATGCACGCTTAGACCACGACGAAGACCTTTCTCTTCTCAACGAGGTCAGCATGAAAACCGCCGGTGTCTCCCGCCTGGAGATGTGTATCCAGTGCGGAAGCTGCGGTGGCTCCTGCCCCTCTGAGATGGATATGGACCACACCCCGCGCACCCTGTTTGCCATGCTGCGGGCCGGTATGCGGGAAGAGGCCCTACTGAGCAACACTCCCTGGATCTGTGTTTCCTGCTACCACTGTGTTGTCCGGTGCCCACAAAACGTACATATCACTGATGTCATGTATACCCTCAAAGGCATGGCTATCCGCGAAAAGAAATACCGCGACTCCACAGCGCCTGACTTTTCAGAGACCTTTGTGGACATGGTGGAGAAATATGGCCGCAGCTATGAGTTCGGCCTCGCGACCCGCCATTACCTCAAGCATTCGCCCCTGCGTATGATACGTACAGCTGCAATGGGACTGGATATGCTCAAAAAAGGACGTCTCAGCATGAAGCCAACAACAATCGAAGGGATGGATCAACTCACGGCCATCCTCAATAAAGCCAAGGAAATGGAGCTGGCCCATGAGTGA